In Anopheles gambiae chromosome 2, idAnoGambNW_F1_1, whole genome shotgun sequence, a single window of DNA contains:
- the LOC1281190 gene encoding uncharacterized protein CG43867 isoform X8, which translates to MEQRLCDWPKSPNLTGPSPSPSSNPAAAAAAAGAQQAIAAAVGAGPPGTEQPPKGTDPVKISQLESAIEEQKQLRLQDARQVGAKAAKIKEWVTNKLRELEEQNQLLREQNIKCNQQLELLRNHIATQSTRHSSVAPTQPVRTSLSLDVQDVKRRSGRRRSESLDPPEHRSLHAGSSGSGSHHHPHHHIHHHHHHHRGNLSMEPQELARDLAAAVDGLNLLPLSQQQPHQLAAAPAQPQASGHGAHQHHPQPHHQHPAPPPPGMGASPGSDVDAVHDYAEIYTPSREKAPAWLKGLPSGGSSTTTSDSVADLGTPRPPTPPLHRFPSWEAKIYQVANDGLAGAGSNGAAGAGGEEGESQDQESGSGMTASVGGGGGGNSRSQTVSGGYCDISVPVYATVKGRASQIRSMPFTGDSSDDSSDGEDGHGAMLTCATSTHNSHNSTSTDNTETSTSGSASSPSKSLKTSSSLSPAKRSGSESPKNKGRAISELSFESGLSDDYAIPPDAVSTVDTTCMDASMPSLLMRTSYADSPNKKMETLEKVGHLAKLGGKLKTWRKRWFVLKNGTLTYWKSQHDVNRKPQGQIALDEACRINRADGASTFEIDTGKKVYYLTADSNATMDDWIRVLQNVQRRNATKLLLSRDDQKPTVQGWVTKVKNGHAKKCWCVLLGKMFLYFKAPGETNPLGQINMRDARVEEVEHVSDSDSEEREDPAQSQARLTVAIYPQQQGVGPTYLILPGKQERDNWLYHLTVVSGGGPNAGTQYEQLIQKLMETDGDPNCVLWRHPILLHTKDNITSPLTSLHSETLQAEAIKLFKSCQLFLSVAVNQPGIDYHVVLAQNALQQCLDMPELQSELICALIKQTSRHTGQKLGVGVQVNKKLAKPARQLLLCATQSLFTCDTQQGSVAQANGSSPTSIQAPTVPPIDCKSNPPSYTFIQGWQLLALAVSLFVPKNSRLLWYLKLHLSRNADSKTDCGKYAAYCERALERTMQNGGRETKPSRMEVLSILLKNPYHHSLPHAIPVHMMNTTYQVVSFDGSTTIEEFHGTLAQEIGCRDATNGFTLFSDDPIEKDLEHYLDPQAKLCDVISKWETALREKGSGKFENSRVIQLTYKNRLYWKHAAKLETEKERLLLCYQVNIQVVQGRFPLSRDLALELASLMAQIDMGDFASDKSKTNSLQALDKFYPYRYRDALNQEGLKELQELLSAKWALLRGRSVLDCVRIYLTCARKWPFFGAALFQAKPRHSDQAMAWLAVSEDALSVLELSSMATIARYPYSSVMTFGGCQDDFMLVVSAEDTLQSASNEQKLLFAMSKPKILEITLLIADYMNALGHTLPGTPQMNTLTRNGSHRSIRSRALPGSLTGTPAHNTLNSHATHANNTLTSHSHTLNSHVSHTLSSHGQPDILKSTPDHQRHK; encoded by the exons ATGGAGCAACGACTGTGTGACTGGCCCAAGTCACCGAACTTAACCGGGCCGTCACCCTCACCGAGCAGCAAtccggctgcagcagcagcagcagcaggagcgcaGCAAGCGATCGCGGCAGCAGTGGGCGCGGGACCTCCCGGTACCGAGCAGCCACCGAAGGGTACCGATCCGGTGAAGATCAGTCAGCTCGAGTCGGCCATCGAGGAGCAGAAGCAGCTCCGCTTGCAGGACGCCCGCCAGGTCGGTGCCAAGGCGGCCAAAATCAAGGAGTGGGTCACGAACAAGCTGCGCGAGCTCGAGGAGCAAAACCAGCTGCTGCGCGAGCAGAACATCAAGTGCAACCAGCAGCTCGAGCTGCTGCGCAACCACATTGCGACGCAGAGCACCCGGCACAGTAGCGTCGCGCCGACGCAGCCCGTCCGCACGAGCCTGAGCCTGGACGTGCAGGACGTGAAGCGGCGCAGCGGCCGCCGGCGCAGCGAATCGCTAGACCCGCCCGAACACCGGTCCCTGCACGCCGGCAGCTCCGGTTCCGGCTCGCACCACCATCCGCATCACCatattcaccaccatcaccatcaccatcgggGCAACCTTTCGATGGAGCCGCAGGAACTGGCCCGCGACTTGGCGGCGGCGGTCGATGGTTTGAACCTACTGCCGCttagccagcagcagccgcaccagCTGGCGGCTGCACCAGCCCAGCCCCAGGCGTCGGGCCACGGGGCGCATCAGCATCACCCGCAGCCGCATCATCAGCATCcggcaccgccaccgccgggcATGGGCGCCAGCCCCGGCTCGGACGTGGACGCCGTGCACGACTATGCGGAAATCTACACGCCATCGCGCGAGAAAGCCCCGGCCTGGTTGAAGGGGCTGCCGAGCGGTGGCTCGAGCACGACCACGTCCGACTCGGTGGCCGATCTCGGTACGCCAAGGCCGCCGACGCCGCCGCTGCATCGATTCCCCAGCTGGGAGGCGAAGATCTACCAGGTGGCGAACGATGGGCTGGCGGGCGCTGGCAGCAATGGGGCGGCCGGTGCCGGTGGGGAGGAAGGTGAGTCGCAAGATCAGGAGTCCGGTTCGGGCATGACGGCCAGTGTCgggggcggtggtggcggcaatTCCCGCTCCCAGACCGTATCCGGCGGCTACTGTGATATCAGCGTACCGGTGTACGCCACCGTCAAGGGG CGTGCGTCACAAATCCGCTCGATGCCGTTCACCGGCGATTCTAGCGACGACAGCAGCGACGGGGAGGACGGCCACGGTGCGATGCTCACCTGTGCCACCTCGACGCACAACTCGCACAACTCCACCAGCACGGACAACACGGAGACGAGCACGTCCGGCAGTGCCTCTAGTCCCTCGAAGAGCCTCAAAACCTCCTCTAGTCTCAGCCCGGCCAAGCGGTCCGGCTCGGAAAGCCCAAAGAACAAAGGCCGTG CTATTTCCGAACTGTCCTTTGAATCAGGCCTCTCGGACGACTACGCCATCCCGCCGGACGCGGTGTCGACGGTCGACACGACCTGCATGGACGCCTCGATGCCGTCGCTGCTGATGCGCACGTCGTACGCCGACTCGCCGAACAAAAAGATGGAAACGCTCGAGAAGGTGGGCCACCTGGCGAAGCTGGGCGGCAAGCTGAAGACCTGGCGCAAGCGCTGGTTCGTGCTGAAGAACGGCACGCTGACGTACTGGAAGAGCCAGCACGACGTGAACCGGAAACCGCAGGGCCAGATTGCGCTGGACGAAGCGTGCCGCATCAATCGGGCGGACGGTGCGTCCACGTTCGAGATTGACACGGGCAAGAAGGTGTACTACCTGACGGCCGACTCGAACGCCACGATGGACGACTGGATACGGGTGCTGCAGAATGTGCAGCGAAGGAACGCCACCAAGCTGCTGCTGAGCCGGGACGACCAGAAACCGACGGTGCAGGGCTGGGTGACGAAGGTGAAGAATGGGCACGCGAAGAAGTGCTGGTGTGTGCTGCTGGGGAAGATGTTCCTGTACTTTAAGGCACCAGGGGAGACG AATCCACTCGGCCAAATTAACATGCGCGATGCACGCGTCGAGGAGGTGGAGCATGTGTCCGACTCGGACTCGGAGGAGCGTGAAGATCCCGCACAAAGCCAAGCACGGCTCACCGTTGCCATCTATCCTCAGCAGCAGGGAGTG GGCCCGACGTACTTGATACTGCCTGGCAAGCAGGAACGCGACAACTGGCTGTACCATCTAACGGTCGTGTCTGGCGGTGGACCTAACGCCGGCACACAGTACGAGCAGCTAATACAGAAGCTCATGGAAACCGACGGTGATCCAA ACTGTGTCCTCTGGAGACATCCGATCCTGCTGCACACGAAGGACAACATCACCTCACCGCTAACCTCACTCCATTCCGAAACGCTCCAAGCGGAAGCGATCAAACTGTTCAAG AGCTGCCAACTGTTCCTTTCCGTAGCGGTCAATCAGCCCGGCATCGATTATCACGTGGTGCTGGCCCAGAACGCCCTCCAGCAATGCCTGGACATGCCCGAGCTTCAGTCGGAGCTGATCTGCGCACTGATCAAGCAAACGTCCCGCCATACCGGCCAGAAGCTGGGTGTAGGTGTCCAGGTAAACAAGAAACTGGCCAAACCCGCTCGT CAACTACTGCTTTGCGCAACCCAGAGTTTGTTCACTTGCGATACGCAGCAGGGCAGCGTTGCCCAAGCGAATGGGAGCTCACCCACTTCCATTCAG GCTCCCACCGTACCTCCGATCGATTGCAAATCGAATCCACCGAGCTACACCTTCATCCAGGGCTGGCAGCTGTTAGCGTTGGCCGTTTCCCTCTTCGTTCCTAAAAATAGTCG CTTACTGTGGTACTTGAAGCTGCACCTGTCCCGCAATGCCGACTCGAAAACGGACTGCGGCAAGTATGCGGCGTACTGTGAGCGAGCGCTCGAGCGCACCATGCAGAACGGGGGCCGCGAAACGAAACCTTCCCGCATGGAGGTGCTGTCGATATTGCTGAAAAACCCGTACCACCATTCGCTGCCCCACGCCATCCCGGTGCACATGATGAACACCACCTACCAGGTGGTTTCGTTCGATGGCTCGACCACGATCGAAGAGTTCCACGGTACGCTGGCGCAGGAGATCGGGTGCCGGGATGCTACCAACGGCTTCACCCTGTTCAGCGACGATCCGATCGAGAAGGACCTGGAACACTATCTCGATCCGCAGGCTAAG CTTTGTGATGTGATTTCCAAATGGGAGACGGCACTGCGCGAGAAAGGTTCGGGCAAGTTTGAAAACTCTCGCGTCATACAGCTGACGTACAAAAACCGGCTTTACTGGAAGCACGCGGCCAAGCTGGAGACGGAAAAGGAGCGGCTGCTACTCTGCTACCAAGTGAACATTCAAG TGGTACAGGGCCGATTCCCGCTGTCACGTGATTTAGCGCTCGAGCTCGCCTCGCTCATGGCGCAGATCGATATGGGCGACTTTGCGTCGGACAAATCGAAAACCAACTCACTGCAGGCGCTGGACAAATTCTACCCCTACCGCTACCGGGACGCGCTCAACCAGGAAGGGCTGAAGGAGCTGCAGGAGCTGCTCTCCGCCAAATGGGCACTGCTGCGCGGACGCTCCGTACTGGACTGTGTGCGCATCTATCTGACCTGTGCCCGCAAGTGGCCGTTCTTCGGGGCGGCCCTATTCCAAGCGAAACCGCGCCACTCCGATCAAGCGATGGCTTGGCTGGCCGTGTCCGAGGATGCGCTCAGCGTGCTGGAGCTGTCGTCGATGGCCACCATCGCCCGCTACCCGTACAGCTCCGTGATGACGTTTGGCGGCTGTCAGGACGATTTCATGCTGGTGGTCAGCGCGGAAGACACACTGCAGTCGGCTAGCAACGAGCAGAAGCTGCTGTTTGCGATGAGCAAACCGAAGATACTGGAAATTACGCTGCTAATTGCGGACTATATGAACGCGCTGGGCCACACCCTGCCCGGCACGCCCCAGATGAACACGCTCACCCGTAATGGCAGCCATCGAAGCATACG ATCCCGCGCACTGCCCGGTTCGCTGACGGGAACGCCCGCCCACAACACGCTAAACTCCCACGCCACCCACGCCAACAACACGCTCACCTCCCACTCGCACACCCTCAACTCCCACGTCAGCCATACGCTCAGCTCGCACGGTCAGCCGGATATCCTGAAAAGCACACCGGACCATCAGCGGCACAAGTAG